A single window of Prionailurus viverrinus isolate Anna chromosome F1, UM_Priviv_1.0, whole genome shotgun sequence DNA harbors:
- the HAPLN2 gene encoding hyaluronan and proteoglycan link protein 2: MPGLLSLPTFCHFLLPWALAIFHKALGDLAPHPGPHYLLPPIHEVIHSRRGATATLPCVLGAPPPSYKVRWSKVEPGELRETLILITNGLHARGYGPLGGRARMRRGHRLDASLVIADVRLEDEGRYRCELINGIEDESVALTLRLEGVVFPYQPSRGRYQFNYYEAKQACEEQDGRLATYAQLYQAWTEGLDWCNAGWLLEGSVRYPVLTARAPCGGPGRPGIRSYGPRDRKRDRYDAFCFTSVTAGHVFFVPGRLTLSEAHAACRRRGATVAKVGHLYAAWKFSGLDQCDGGWLADGSVRFPITSPRPRCGGLPDPGVRSFGFPRAQQAAFGTYCYSE, from the exons ATGCCAGGCCTGCTTAGTCTCCCAACATTCTGCCACTTCCTTCTCCCCTGGGCCCTCGCCATCTTCCACAAAGCGCTGGGGGACCTAG caccccaccccggcccccactACCTCCTGCCCCCCATCCACGAGGTCATTCACTCTCGTCGTGGGGCCACGGCCACGCTGCCTTGCGTCCTGGGCGCCCCGCCTCCCAGCTACAAGGTCCGCTGGAGCAAAGTGGAGCCCGGGGAGCTCCGGGAAACGCTGATCCTCATCACCAACGGCCTGCACGCCCGGGGCTACGGGCCCCTGGGGGGGCGCGCCAGGATGCGGAGGGGGCATCGGCTGGACGCCTCCCTGGTCATCGCGGACGTGCGCCTGGAGGACGAGGGCAGGTACCGCTGTGAACTCATCAACGGCATCGAGGACGAGAGCGTGGCGCTGACCCTGCGCCTGGAGG gtgtgGTGTTCCCGTACCAGCCCAGCCGGGGCCGGTACCAGTTCAATTACTACGAGGCGAAACAGGCGTGCGAGGAACAGGACGGGCGTCTGGCCACCTACGCCCAGCTGTACCAGG CGTGGACCGAGGGCCTGGACTGGTGCAACGCGGGCTGGCTGCTCGAGGGCTCCGTGCGCTACCCCGTGCTCACCGCGCGCGCCCCGTGCGGTGGCCCGGGGCGGCCCGGGATCCGCAGCTACGGGCCCCGCGACCGGAAGCGCGACCGCTACGACGCCTTCTGCTTCACTTCGGTGACTGCAG GCCACGTGTTCTTCGTGCCCGGGCGGCTGACGCTGTCCGAAGCGCACGCGGCGTGCCGGCGGCGCGGGGCCACGGTGGCCAAGGTCGGGCACCTCTACGCCGCCTGGAAGTTCTCGGGGCTGGACCAGTGCGACGGCGGCTGGCTGGCGGACGGCAGCGTGCGCTTCCCCATCACTTCGCCGCGGCCGCGCTGCGGGGGCCTCCCCGACCCCGGCGTGCGCAGCTTCGGCTTCCCGCGGGCGCAGCAGGCGGCCTTCGGGACGTACTGCTACTCGGAGTAG